A single region of the Solwaraspora sp. WMMD791 genome encodes:
- a CDS encoding sugar ABC transporter permease — protein sequence MIRFRTARATATGRRRAPVPHKSAIAIFVVPFGALFALFYAVPIGYAVVQSLYVVERSGTFGPAREVFGGLAQYQRVFTDGPFWSSIGRVLLFGVVQVPVMLGVALLLALLLDSGLVRGRRFFRLAFFVPYAVPGVVAAIMWGFLYSPNLSPFAAVTGRVDLLGADLVLWSIANVVTWVYVGYNMLIIYSSLLAIPPEIYEAARLDGAGPARIAWSIKIPMVLPAIVLTTVFSIIGTLQLLAEPQVFRTFSSAVSSTYTPNLTVYSTSSIPNFNLAAAFSVVLALATFALSFTFLKFTQRRDAR from the coding sequence GTGATCAGATTCCGTACGGCGCGGGCGACGGCAACCGGCCGCCGCCGGGCGCCCGTACCGCACAAGAGCGCCATCGCGATCTTCGTGGTGCCGTTCGGGGCGCTGTTCGCGCTCTTCTACGCCGTGCCCATCGGCTACGCCGTGGTCCAGTCGCTGTACGTCGTGGAGCGCAGCGGAACCTTCGGGCCGGCTCGGGAGGTCTTCGGTGGGCTCGCCCAGTACCAGCGGGTGTTCACCGACGGCCCGTTCTGGTCCTCGATCGGCCGGGTGCTGCTGTTCGGCGTGGTCCAGGTGCCGGTGATGCTCGGCGTCGCCCTGCTGTTGGCCCTGCTGCTGGACTCCGGCCTGGTCCGTGGGCGGCGGTTCTTCCGCCTCGCCTTCTTCGTGCCGTACGCGGTGCCCGGCGTCGTCGCGGCGATCATGTGGGGTTTCCTGTACTCGCCCAACCTGTCGCCGTTCGCCGCCGTCACCGGCCGGGTCGACCTGCTCGGCGCGGACCTGGTGCTGTGGTCCATCGCCAACGTCGTCACCTGGGTCTACGTCGGCTACAACATGTTGATCATCTATTCGTCGTTGCTGGCGATCCCACCGGAGATCTACGAGGCGGCCCGGCTCGACGGTGCCGGCCCGGCCCGGATCGCCTGGTCGATCAAGATCCCGATGGTGCTGCCGGCGATCGTGCTGACCACCGTCTTCTCCATCATCGGCACCCTGCAGCTACTGGCCGAACCGCAGGTGTTCCGCACCTTCAGCTCGGCGGTGTCCAGCACCTACACCCCGAATCTGACCGTCTACTCGACCTCGTCGATCCCCAACTTCAACCTGGCTGCGGCCTTCTCGGTGGTGCTCGCCTTGGCGACCTTCGCGCTGTCGTTCACGTTCCTGAAGTTCACCCAGCGTCGGGACGCGCGATGA
- a CDS encoding alpha-galactosidase codes for MIAHLRAAGASLVLDARGPYPPVVLHWGGDLGDLTEAELTDLADAATPPVPPSAVDQPLRLTLLPTSGQGWTGRPGIAGHWAARPVDDTPGSGRPVDDLRLHTVGRTGPGDLVVECGAAAGGLRVTTDVSLSEQGVLRVRHQVRNTAEVDLHLAASDVVLPVPDRAEEVLDFTGLWAHERRPQRGRMRDGTWTRQTRHGRPGHDDPYLMVAGTAGFGFRHGQVWAVHLAWSGDKQLYAERQATGHSLLGAGELLAPGELILPPDGTYTTPWTVAAFSDAGLDGLSERLHRWIRARRPLRGPRPVVLNTWEAVYFDHDLDRLARLVDAAAQVGVERFVLDDGWFTGRVDDRRALGDWSVDPQRWPAGLGPLVDRVRSRGMDFGLWVEPEMVSPDSDLARAHPDWLLGPTHAPTWRHQRVLDLDNPDAYRYLRERLGALLDTYPIAYLKWDHNRDLLAAGGAHRQTTALYRLLADLRVAHPDLEIESCASGGGRIDLGIGELVDRFWTSDTNDPLDRQRILRWTSVLMPLEYLGGHLGAGTAHVTGRATDLGFRLATALFGHAGIEWDLTTATEAERADVAEWVAAYRRLRPLLHTGTLVRTDSPDPARQLYGVVDTDRRTGVFALVALDAARSALPVPLRLAGLDPRRRYRVSPLRIGPPPATLQVRPPAWLHRGEAVLPGRVLAEIGLPAPLLHPQQAALFTAEAVG; via the coding sequence TTGATCGCGCACCTGCGGGCCGCGGGCGCCAGCCTCGTGCTGGACGCCCGTGGCCCGTACCCACCGGTCGTCCTGCACTGGGGCGGCGACCTCGGCGACCTCACCGAGGCCGAGTTGACCGACCTGGCCGACGCGGCGACCCCGCCGGTGCCACCCAGCGCGGTCGACCAGCCGCTGCGGCTGACCCTGCTGCCCACCTCGGGTCAGGGCTGGACCGGCCGGCCCGGCATCGCCGGACACTGGGCCGCTCGGCCCGTCGACGACACACCCGGGTCCGGGCGGCCCGTCGACGATCTGCGGCTGCACACGGTCGGCCGGACCGGCCCCGGCGACCTGGTGGTCGAGTGCGGCGCTGCCGCCGGCGGGCTGCGGGTGACCACCGACGTCTCGCTCAGCGAGCAGGGCGTCCTGCGGGTCCGCCACCAGGTCCGCAACACCGCCGAGGTCGATCTGCACCTGGCCGCGTCGGACGTCGTGCTGCCGGTGCCGGACCGGGCCGAGGAGGTGCTGGACTTCACCGGGCTCTGGGCCCACGAGCGGCGCCCCCAGCGCGGCCGGATGCGCGACGGCACGTGGACCCGGCAGACCCGCCACGGCCGACCAGGCCACGACGACCCGTACCTGATGGTCGCCGGCACCGCCGGGTTCGGGTTCCGGCACGGCCAGGTCTGGGCGGTGCACCTGGCGTGGAGCGGCGACAAGCAGCTGTACGCCGAACGCCAGGCCACCGGACACAGCCTGCTCGGTGCCGGCGAACTGCTCGCCCCCGGCGAGCTGATCCTGCCGCCCGACGGCACCTACACCACCCCGTGGACGGTCGCCGCCTTCTCCGATGCCGGGCTCGACGGCCTCTCCGAGCGGCTGCACCGCTGGATCCGGGCACGTCGGCCGCTGCGCGGGCCCCGACCGGTGGTGCTCAACACCTGGGAGGCGGTCTACTTCGACCACGATCTCGACCGGCTGGCCCGGCTCGTCGACGCCGCCGCGCAGGTCGGTGTCGAGCGTTTCGTCCTCGACGACGGCTGGTTCACCGGCCGGGTCGACGACCGGCGGGCACTCGGCGACTGGTCCGTCGACCCGCAGCGCTGGCCGGCCGGTCTGGGGCCGCTGGTCGACCGGGTCCGCTCCCGGGGCATGGACTTCGGGCTCTGGGTGGAACCGGAAATGGTCAGCCCCGACTCCGACCTGGCCCGCGCCCACCCCGACTGGCTGCTCGGGCCGACGCACGCCCCGACCTGGCGGCACCAGCGGGTGCTCGATCTGGACAATCCGGACGCCTACCGGTATCTGCGGGAGCGGCTCGGCGCGCTGCTCGACACGTACCCGATCGCCTACCTCAAGTGGGATCACAACCGCGACCTGCTCGCGGCGGGCGGCGCGCACCGGCAGACCACGGCGCTGTACCGGCTCCTGGCCGACCTGCGGGTGGCCCATCCGGACCTGGAGATCGAAAGCTGCGCCTCCGGCGGCGGCCGCATCGACCTGGGCATCGGTGAACTGGTCGACCGGTTCTGGACCTCCGACACCAACGATCCGCTCGACCGGCAGCGGATCCTGCGCTGGACCAGCGTGCTGATGCCGCTGGAGTACCTCGGTGGGCATCTGGGTGCCGGCACCGCGCACGTCACCGGCCGGGCCACCGATCTGGGTTTCCGGCTCGCCACCGCGCTGTTCGGGCACGCTGGCATCGAATGGGACCTCACCACCGCGACCGAGGCCGAACGCGCCGACGTCGCCGAGTGGGTCGCCGCATACCGGCGGCTGCGGCCGCTGCTGCACACCGGGACGCTGGTGCGCACCGACAGCCCCGATCCGGCCCGGCAGCTGTACGGGGTCGTCGACACCGACCGGCGTACGGGTGTGTTTGCCCTGGTGGCGCTCGACGCGGCGCGGTCGGCGCTGCCGGTGCCGCTGCGGCTGGCCGGCCTCGACCCGCGGCGCCGCTACCGGGTGAGTCCACTGCGGATCGGCCCGCCGCCGGCGACGTTGCAGGTGCGGCCGCCGGCCTGGCTGCACCGGGGCGAAGCGGTCCTGCCCGGCCGGGTGCTGGCCGAGATCGGGCTGCCCGCGCCGCTGCTGCACCCGCAACAGGCGGCGCTGTTCACCGCCGAGGCGGTCGGCTGA
- a CDS encoding antibiotic biosynthesis monooxygenase family protein: MTTPPQNGAVRAILAMRTRPGCEQRFEDEWRAIAEQIRTLAGCLRQDLLRDADDPRSYLIVTDWADRGRLDAFGRSAQRDRLLRVIRDLRESAQRHTYQVLHSVPSQVLHSVPSEPEETR; the protein is encoded by the coding sequence GTGACCACGCCACCGCAGAACGGCGCTGTCCGCGCGATCCTGGCGATGCGTACCCGACCCGGCTGTGAGCAGCGGTTCGAGGACGAATGGCGGGCGATCGCCGAGCAGATCCGGACCCTCGCCGGCTGCCTGCGTCAGGACCTGCTCCGCGACGCCGACGACCCACGCAGCTACCTGATCGTCACCGACTGGGCCGACCGGGGCCGGTTGGACGCATTCGGCCGCAGCGCACAGCGGGACCGGCTGCTGCGGGTCATCCGGGACCTGCGGGAGTCCGCGCAGCGACACACCTATCAGGTCCTGCACAGCGTGCCGAGTCAGGTGCTGCACAGCGTGCCGAGCGAGCCCGAGGAGACGCGATGA
- a CDS encoding carbohydrate ABC transporter permease, translating to MLVCTAYFLVPIWWLVVASAKPDGRVTQGAPLWFDDFALVDNITEVLTYRDGVFPRWILNSLAYTGGAALIGTLLAAMCGYALAKYRFPGRETLFNVVLGGVLVPATALALPLFLIFSRFEATNTFWSVFLPSLVNPFGVYLARIYAAASVPDELLEAARLDGAGEVRTFFTVATRLMLPALVTIFLFHFVAVWNNFLLPLIMLGDERLFPVTLGLYTWNTQVNQLPELRGLVLVGALLSIVPLVAAFLLLQRFWRTGLGAGSVK from the coding sequence ATGCTGGTCTGCACCGCGTACTTCCTGGTGCCGATCTGGTGGCTGGTGGTCGCCTCGGCGAAACCCGACGGGCGGGTCACCCAGGGCGCGCCACTGTGGTTCGACGACTTCGCGCTGGTCGACAACATCACCGAGGTGCTGACCTACCGCGACGGGGTGTTTCCCCGGTGGATCCTCAACAGTCTCGCCTACACCGGCGGCGCCGCCCTGATCGGCACCCTGCTCGCCGCGATGTGCGGGTACGCCCTGGCCAAGTACCGCTTTCCCGGCCGGGAGACGTTGTTCAACGTGGTGCTCGGCGGGGTGCTGGTGCCGGCGACCGCGCTCGCTCTGCCGCTGTTTCTGATCTTCAGCCGGTTCGAGGCGACCAACACGTTCTGGTCGGTGTTCCTGCCCAGCCTGGTCAACCCGTTCGGGGTCTACCTGGCCCGGATCTACGCCGCCGCGAGCGTGCCGGACGAGCTGCTGGAAGCGGCCCGCCTCGACGGTGCCGGTGAGGTACGGACCTTCTTCACCGTCGCCACCCGGCTGATGCTGCCCGCCCTGGTCACCATCTTCCTGTTCCACTTCGTCGCGGTCTGGAACAACTTCCTGCTGCCGCTGATCATGCTCGGCGACGAGCGGCTGTTCCCGGTCACCCTCGGCCTCTACACCTGGAACACCCAGGTCAACCAGCTGCCCGAACTGCGTGGCCTGGTGCTGGTCGGCGCGCTGCTGTCGATCGTGCCGCTGGTCGCCGCGTTCCTGCTGCTCCAGCGCTTCTGGCGGACCGGCCTCGGGGCCGGCTCGGTCAAGTGA
- a CDS encoding extracellular solute-binding protein — MRLPASTVGVLLAGTLALTACSSGDSGDSGAGTDAATDCSPAEGPVTLDFTSWIPGIEQVVEVWNAQNPDIQVKVQTGPNGNSGTYQNFFNQLRAGNAPDLGQIEYDALPSFRVQDGLVDLGACDIVLDAQDQFVDWTWGQVSFGEEGSAYAVPQDAGPMALFYRADLFEANGIEVPTTWAEYAAAAEAVRAAGGYITNFSQSDINQFAGLAWQAGGRWFANDGDQWTVDLTDPQTTQVAEYWQDLIDRDLVSTVPPWTTEWDNAYNSGSAWTWVSAVWGANSISSGAPDTAGKWAVAPMPQWNAGDQTAGNWGGSSTAVFRGSEHVYEAAQFALWLNTSEEALTLLNAEANLYPATVAGAQLPALREGVEFYGGQPIYEVFAEASEQVAADFVWGPTMTQTYADASDGFKAAVSGQGTLLDALTAAQTSTVDTLKSQSIPVAE, encoded by the coding sequence ATGAGACTCCCCGCCTCGACGGTCGGCGTACTGCTCGCCGGCACGCTCGCACTGACCGCCTGCTCCTCCGGCGATTCCGGCGACTCCGGTGCCGGCACCGACGCCGCCACCGACTGCAGCCCGGCCGAGGGCCCGGTCACCCTCGACTTCACCTCCTGGATCCCCGGCATCGAGCAGGTGGTCGAGGTGTGGAACGCACAGAACCCCGACATCCAGGTCAAGGTGCAGACCGGGCCGAACGGCAACAGCGGCACCTACCAGAACTTCTTCAACCAGTTGCGGGCCGGCAACGCGCCGGACCTGGGCCAGATCGAGTACGACGCGCTGCCCAGCTTCCGGGTCCAGGACGGCCTGGTCGACCTCGGCGCCTGTGACATCGTGCTCGACGCCCAGGACCAGTTCGTCGACTGGACCTGGGGGCAGGTCAGCTTCGGCGAGGAGGGCTCGGCGTACGCCGTACCGCAGGACGCCGGACCGATGGCTCTGTTCTACCGGGCGGACCTGTTCGAGGCCAACGGCATCGAGGTGCCGACCACCTGGGCCGAGTACGCGGCCGCCGCTGAAGCCGTCCGCGCCGCCGGCGGCTACATCACCAACTTCTCGCAGAGCGACATCAACCAGTTCGCCGGGTTGGCCTGGCAGGCCGGCGGCCGGTGGTTCGCCAACGACGGCGACCAGTGGACGGTGGACCTGACCGACCCGCAGACCACCCAGGTCGCCGAGTACTGGCAGGACCTGATCGACCGGGACCTCGTCTCGACCGTGCCGCCGTGGACCACCGAGTGGGACAACGCCTACAACAGCGGCTCCGCCTGGACCTGGGTGTCGGCGGTGTGGGGCGCGAACTCGATCAGCTCCGGCGCGCCGGACACCGCCGGCAAGTGGGCGGTCGCGCCGATGCCGCAGTGGAACGCCGGCGACCAGACCGCCGGCAACTGGGGCGGCTCCTCCACCGCCGTGTTCCGGGGCAGCGAGCACGTCTACGAGGCCGCCCAGTTCGCCCTCTGGCTGAACACCTCCGAGGAGGCGTTGACCCTGCTCAACGCCGAAGCGAACCTCTATCCGGCCACCGTCGCCGGCGCCCAGCTGCCGGCGCTGCGCGAGGGGGTGGAGTTCTACGGCGGCCAGCCGATCTACGAGGTCTTCGCCGAGGCGTCGGAGCAGGTCGCGGCGGACTTCGTCTGGGGCCCGACGATGACCCAGACCTACGCCGACGCCTCCGACGGCTTCAAGGCGGCAGTCTCCGGTCAGGGCACCCTGCTGGACGCGCTGACCGCCGCCCAGACCTCTACCGTGGATACCCTGAAGTCCCAGTCCATCCCGGTAGCGGAGTGA
- a CDS encoding FAD-dependent monooxygenase — protein sequence MIRTMLRVRARSGFETVVESAWQAVADGIGASPGNRLRQLLVDATDPRTFVAVTEWADDDALRDHLDGPLARQWADAVAAACEPPDAGSYRVMRGRAGADSRIYVDVAITVPADRVDEFHRGHAEVVTRLSGVDGYLREELLREPGSPVHHIFAEWRSQEQFRRWISDPDHERAEAGPIAEFLVGIRPRIFHPADPPTDPPAVPTDSPAAPADTTDVLIVGAGPTGLTAAIELARRGVDCQVIDTLTSPPSQADKAIGVHCRTMEIWEDQGVVREAMNAGSWLTGQAVFVNGHQVYRGSWELPDLPYAHLGLPQYETERILTDRLATLGVRPRRGTALTGFTSDDDVVTATVAYADGTTGTIRARYLVGADGAHSTVRQLLGLTFTGGLGRFPQLFMLGDVDLDWDMPPGHLLRFIHETDGQLDNMLVCVPLRGESRYRIATMAPPRYFAATRGENAPPGFSAELDEPTLADVQTVLDQLAPPGTTASNLRWSSIFRISHGIVDRYRVGRVFVAGDAAHLHPPAGGQGMNTGIQDAWNLAWKLALAVRGLAAPGLLDSYQIERRPQGEQVVGRAVRLAFTDELEREDLTGQFLQEMSMLVSYADSPLVGEAVADPDALRAGPAAGDRAPDVYGLHRPGVGHPLRLRDLTRGTRHTLLLYADSTDETTLALVDKIGTDVRDQAYGEVEVYLLVGPDAATPSLLHPPVVRDTDGAVRTRYGITGAAAYLIRPDGHVGFRSQPIDAEALRHHLHLVFGGGPR from the coding sequence ATGATCAGGACGATGCTCCGGGTCCGCGCCCGCAGCGGATTCGAGACGGTTGTGGAGTCAGCGTGGCAGGCCGTCGCCGACGGCATCGGTGCCTCGCCCGGCAACCGGCTGCGCCAACTGCTCGTCGACGCCACCGATCCGCGTACCTTCGTCGCGGTCACCGAATGGGCCGACGACGACGCGCTGCGCGACCACCTCGACGGCCCCCTCGCCCGGCAGTGGGCCGACGCCGTAGCGGCCGCCTGCGAACCACCGGACGCCGGCAGCTACCGGGTGATGCGTGGCCGGGCCGGTGCCGACTCCCGGATCTACGTCGACGTGGCGATCACCGTTCCGGCCGACCGGGTCGACGAGTTCCACCGTGGGCACGCCGAGGTCGTCACCCGGCTGTCCGGGGTGGACGGCTACCTGCGTGAGGAGCTGCTGCGCGAACCCGGCAGCCCGGTGCACCACATCTTCGCCGAGTGGCGCAGCCAGGAGCAGTTCCGCCGGTGGATCTCCGACCCCGACCACGAGCGGGCCGAAGCCGGCCCGATCGCCGAGTTCCTCGTCGGGATCCGCCCCCGGATCTTCCACCCCGCCGACCCGCCGACCGACCCGCCAGCGGTGCCGACCGACTCGCCAGCGGCACCCGCCGACACCACCGACGTGCTGATCGTCGGCGCCGGCCCGACCGGGCTCACCGCCGCGATCGAACTCGCCCGCCGAGGCGTCGACTGCCAGGTGATCGACACGCTCACCAGCCCGCCCAGCCAGGCGGACAAGGCGATCGGCGTGCACTGCCGCACCATGGAGATCTGGGAGGACCAGGGCGTCGTCCGGGAGGCGATGAACGCCGGCAGCTGGCTGACCGGCCAGGCCGTCTTCGTCAACGGCCACCAGGTGTACCGGGGCAGCTGGGAGCTGCCGGACCTGCCGTACGCACATCTGGGCCTGCCCCAGTACGAGACCGAACGGATCCTCACCGACCGGCTCGCCACCCTCGGCGTGCGGCCCCGGCGCGGCACCGCGCTCACCGGCTTCACCAGCGACGACGACGTTGTCACCGCCACCGTCGCGTACGCCGACGGCACCACCGGGACCATCCGGGCCCGGTACCTCGTCGGCGCCGACGGCGCGCACAGCACCGTCCGGCAACTGCTCGGGCTGACCTTCACCGGCGGGCTGGGCCGGTTCCCGCAACTGTTCATGCTCGGCGACGTCGACCTCGACTGGGACATGCCGCCCGGCCACCTGCTGCGGTTCATCCACGAGACCGACGGCCAGCTGGACAACATGCTGGTCTGCGTACCGCTGCGGGGTGAGTCCCGCTACCGGATCGCGACGATGGCGCCGCCGCGCTACTTCGCCGCCACCCGGGGCGAGAACGCCCCGCCCGGGTTCAGCGCCGAACTCGACGAACCCACCCTCGCCGACGTCCAGACAGTCCTGGACCAGCTCGCCCCACCCGGCACGACGGCGTCGAACCTGCGCTGGTCGTCGATCTTCCGGATCAGTCACGGCATCGTCGACCGCTACCGCGTCGGGCGAGTCTTCGTCGCCGGCGACGCCGCGCACCTGCACCCACCCGCCGGCGGCCAGGGCATGAACACCGGTATCCAGGACGCCTGGAACCTGGCCTGGAAACTGGCGCTGGCGGTGCGTGGCCTGGCCGCGCCCGGCCTGCTCGACAGCTACCAGATCGAACGCCGACCGCAGGGTGAACAGGTCGTCGGCCGCGCGGTGCGGCTGGCGTTCACCGACGAACTGGAGCGTGAGGACCTCACCGGCCAGTTCCTGCAGGAGATGTCGATGCTGGTCAGCTACGCGGACAGTCCGCTGGTCGGCGAGGCGGTGGCCGACCCGGACGCGCTGCGCGCCGGGCCGGCGGCCGGCGACCGCGCCCCCGACGTGTACGGGCTGCACCGCCCCGGGGTCGGGCATCCGCTGCGGCTGCGGGACCTGACCCGGGGCACCCGGCACACGCTGCTGCTCTACGCCGACAGCACCGACGAGACCACGCTCGCCCTGGTGGACAAGATCGGCACCGACGTGCGGGACCAGGCGTACGGCGAGGTCGAGGTGTACCTGCTCGTCGGCCCGGACGCGGCGACGCCGTCACTGCTGCACCCGCCGGTGGTCCGCGACACCGACGGGGCGGTGCGGACCCGGTACGGCATCACCGGTGCCGCCGCGTACCTGATCCGACCGGACGGGCACGTCGGCTTCCGCAGCCAGCCGATCGACGCCGAAGCGCTGCGACACCACCTGCACCTGGTGTTCGGCGGCGGTCCACGGTGA